Sequence from the Temnothorax longispinosus isolate EJ_2023e chromosome 6, Tlon_JGU_v1, whole genome shotgun sequence genome:
CAATACGGACGATTAGATAATACCTCGGACGTAGGTGACCGGTGCGTCTATCACGTAGAACAAGGTGTTCATGAATTTGTACATGATATTGTCCTTCTCCGCcatcgttttatatttaatttaaaaaaatcaacagCAACAATTAGTATTTTTCTCGTCAAATTATCCTTCCGTGCTGGTCGATGGTAATCACATCGCTGCGCGATGCACGGACGTCACACGTAACTGAGCGGGACGTAAGGGGAAAAGGGAAGGAGAACTAAAGAATCAGATTGGCTGTTACAATAGGTCcaaaaaatctgaatatgtaataaaaaaataagtttaaaattcaaaaatagtTACAGTGAAAAGAGAAATTGATTTAACATAACTCTTGAGAAcgcataattttcttttctcaaaAGGAGCAATATTCTTGCGTCAAGAATCCCaagatgtattttaaataataattaaaattaaaacaatgattCGTTATTTAGAGCTTCGAATCCGTCTCTTCAAAGGATATACAGGAGAAATGTGTgagaaaatgattaaaattaatctaagatttttaaaaatttattttttttctctgcaaATCGTGCACAGTAGAATATGGATTTACTGCGCTGGCGGGGCGGTCGGCACGCCGACGGTTCGCGCTTCTTCCTCGCGCAGACGGTCCTTCTTGAGTTGTCCCATGAAGGACATCTTGTCGACGGCGGTCTGGAAGCGACCGTGTCCGAATTTGGAGCTGGTGTCGATGAACTTGAGGTTGATCTTCTCCAGCGCCGATCTCTTGGTGTGTACCAACAAGGACTGTAAAACACGTTTCCACGTTATGTAACTTCGctcatataaatatcgattggtgtaatgtcaaatatttaatcagtCCTATCATAAAACTATCATGGTTATCAACTTTGTATAAGGCTCTTTAGAAATGCATCATGAGTAAAGTAGAACGATGTATCGTTTGTCCATTAAATGTCACTCCTTACCTTCCTGAGCGTGATCACGCGCTTTTTCGGGCCCATGCAGCATCCCTTGATCATGATGAAGTCATTGTTCACTTCGCCATAATGCGGGAAGCCACCCATTGGCGTGATGCTCTTGTCTGTAAGATCATACTCCGTCGATGCGTTGTTCTTCACGAtctacaaaatgtaaaaagacattgcgataaatataaatcccGATGAATAATTTCGGATGAAGAATTCATGAAGTGTTAATAACAGTGACTTTGTAACTTGTCTTGGAGGCCTAAAGCACTAATGTGAATTATGCGTTAGGTACTATGAGCAAGTAACGATTATCTCGCCTCTTTGAAAGTTAAGAATCAATCTTTTTCTCGTGTACCAAAGATCGACATAGGGAAAGAGGCACGACAGATAACTCGGATCCAATGGATCCAAAGCGATAATTACCTTGCCGTCCTTGGTATGGATGCCCTGTCCGATCCTGTAGATCTTCTTGTTCATCTCGGTACGATGGTGGTAGCCTTTCTGACCAGCACGTGCGACGGTGAAGGACACGCGGCTGGGATGCCACGCGCCGATACAGGCGACCTTTCTCAGACCCTTGTGGGTCTTGCGCGGCAATTTCTTCGTATGCCACCTAGACGTGACACCTGCAAGAAGCGGGAAAAAcgtcaattttttaagaatcaCCCACGCTCGTCGGACAAGAGAGCCAGATTCGATTCACAGTTAGTATTCTCTTCTTCGGTAAAGGACTTCAGTAGGAAGGCAGCATGGTATTATCCTCAAGATAATCAGATAAGTGCACGTCATGCTTTTTTCATCATATAGTCCTAAGTGCTTTCTTGAAAGCATGCTTCTCAGGATGTGTGTGCCGGGGGCAGGGCGCGAGGGGTGCCAAAGAGCGACAACTCCGGGGGGCAAACAGCACACACACGAacacatacatatgtgtaGAAACGTACCTTTGTAGCCTTTTCCCTTAGTAACTCCAATTACGTCGATCATCTCATCGGCAGCAAACACGGTATTGATAGGCACAGGTTTCTCCAGATGCTCGCGCGCCCACTGCACCTTGTCCTCGATAGTGCCGCCGTTCAATTGGATCTCCATGATATGAGCTTTTTTCTGACGCTGCCTCAACAGCTTCATctaagaaacaataaaaaaatcaagttaattcttgattatcgagtatatctttatttcacaATCTTAATACTTTAACATCGTCGCATCGTACCTGAGTATGCGCGATGATACGAACGACGCTGCAGTACTTCTTGATCTTCTTGAGATCCGCCTCGATGGACTTGCGGCCGAGGTCGTCTTGCCATTTCTTCGACGCTTTCGTAAATGCCTTCTTCTTACTCTTGTACCTGTCGGAAAATCAATTGCAATGCCCGTCTGTGCACGTGTCCTACGCCACACTTGGGTATCTCTGTAACGTGCCAGTCTCATCGTAATGAGCGGAGACTGGGCACATTTCTTGGACCAAccatattaaaaactttaacgGCCATATCCAAGCGATTACTCTCATCGTGCGAGCGGAGAGCTGGTGCGATAATTTTAGTATCCGTGTAGGTAAAATAATAGCATAGTCTTTTAAAGAGAAGAACTGTACCAGGCATGGTTTGTCTCAATGGTCACTGCCCAATGGGCTCCAAAAAGTCTATGGAATATACCTTGCTTCCATGCATTCTGCGTAAACAGAGCACAGTGTTTCTCTTCGACGTGGCAGTCTCGAGAACTTACTGCATTAAAGACAGCTCTCGCACTGCAACCCAGACGGATCAACGTGTTTCCACGTTGATCGACGTCCAAGTTAACACGTCGTAAATttcaatatcaatataaacatGCCTACTTGTTCTCGACCATTTCAAGACCTCTTGTTTTAGCTAAACTTTTTGCACGGTtcatttttcctcttttcttcacgttggagaaaaaaaagagaaaagatgaaccgtgcaaaAAATTCAGCAAAAAGAACAGATCTTTAGATACATATAGCAAATGCGGATGGTCTCTACTAACCAGTTCTTGTAGAAACGCCTGCGGCAATCCTCCGACAGATGCTCCGCCCAGACAGTGGCGAGCGCACGAAGTCCATGCGGCGTTTCAATGTATCCGACAAGGCCAACAACGATCATCGGCGGCGTCTCGAGGATAGTAACTGCCTCTACGATCTCCTTCTTATTTACCTCTGTAAAAAAACAGTTGATATTTAGAACatgtataaagtaataaagaaacaagCTCATTTTGAAAAGGGACTGTACTAGGTATGGTTTGTCTCAGTGGTTACGGCCCAATGGGCTCCAAAGAGTTTATGGAATATACCTCGCTTCTATGCATTCTGCGCGAGCAGCGCACAGGGTTGCTTTTCGACATGGCGGTATTGAGAACGTACTGCATTGAGGGCAGCTCTCGCACCGCAACCCAGGTGGATCAACGCATTTCTGCATCAATCAACACCCAGGTTAACACGTCGCAAGTTTATATGCATTGTTAATAAAGCATTAAATGCAAGGAATGTTTAATACACTTCAATCCCTATTGTGGTTAAGTCTTTAATAACTCTAtcataacattaattatatttttttcctgtaATAAATACTCACTCGAGCCAGGACGATCAGCTTCTCTCACGACGTGAGTCATACCGGCTTTGTAGCCGATAAAAGCAGTCAAGTGCACAGGCTTGCTAGGATCATCCTTCGGGAAAGCCTTCACCTTTCCGCGATGCCTTTGGGATCTCTTCTTTGGATAGAACCCCATCGACCCATGTCGAGGGGCGCTAAACTTCCGGTGCGACTGCAACACGAGATGCAGAAATTTCAGACGCGTGGACCAAGCACGCGATCAAGTTTTTTcggcaaaaaagaaaatcagaCCGCCCTAGAGTATTTCGTCAAGGTAATTCAGACGAAAACCATAAACTTTATTATCTAAATCATCATTTAGTGATATAAATCGCTTCGAGGCGTCGCACGAGAAGAGCCATGTGCTCGTAAAATCGTCTCCCAGTTGTTATCGCAAAACGCAAACGATACCGTCGATATTAgttgtaatatttgttttaaagttCGAAGAAAATATTCAAGAACACGATTGCGTAGCTTTAAGACGCCGATGCCgaagaaaattgcaaatttcgtTGGATTCGTAGATCTCTCACGCCGCACGCGTTCGACTTACCATGATGTCGTTGACGAAGAAAATGGAGGAAGCAAGCCTCAACGACCGGCTTTTATACCGGCTAAACACTGATTCAAACCTTAGAAACCTGAATTCTCTTTGAGAAAATTCTTGGTTTTTCCTAGGAACTTTTTTTAGCTATCCCGCATAACGGTCCGCCCTGTGCACATGCGTCTAGATTATTTTCGTCACAGGCCGCCTGTTCCTTTGGCGTCTTTAAATTACTCCAAACTTCAGACCGGACAAGAATTCTCGAATTTCTCCTAGCCAAACGTTTATCTGGTTCATCTCACGCTCACGTATTCCTTTGTATATTCACGCTCGCTCTCGCATTCCTTTGCATTCTCTTTAACCTATCCGCCCACCATATTGCGCGATCTTTGAGCCCGAGTCAGCGACCGAGCATTGGCCATCGGTGCCCGCGACAGTTCGCGATCAAATGTGAAAGTCTGTAGTCATCGCGATTGGCCTCGATATCGTCGAGTACGACGCGCACCAGGAGATCGAGTGCGCGTGCTCCACGTGAGATACGAATCGACGACATCCGTTGAAAGGCGCCCGTCTCGCTATCTCTCTATCCtatcctctctctccctctttttctcgcCGTCAGTGCACCACCGATTTTTCTACGCGCCTGCCTGCACCACCTCGCCAGCCAGTGTGACTCATAATAACACGGTAATGACATTAGCGTTACACGCGACTACGTCTCGCTCGCGGAGTGATTGCCCAAGATCCGTTCGTCCGCGGGACGTCGAGAGCGTGTTCGAGAGCTGTCCCCGATACCTGTCGGCCGATCCCCTACGACTCCGAAAACTCTCTGCCGTGAGTGGGATTCCGAGGGAGAATCGCAGAATGCGCTTTCGATACGCTCGAGACTAACGGCTCCAACTGTAATGCTGAACGAAAAATTTTCGCTTAAATGTTTAGACCTCTCCTTGATTTGTATCTTAGATCAAGAGATTTCGTCACCCCTGCCTTCTTGCGGGATGTCAGCGTGCAGCACGTGAGGGAACGATTATATCTGTAGCATCTCGGAGACGTTAGAAGATCGGAGTACAACGGGATTGCACACAGCCCTTTGTTCATCCACAAGGAGCAATGATGGATTTAGATCCACCAGAATTTCTGTCAAAGGACGATGAGATCCAATATTGGATGGATCTTGCGAACCAACTGTTTCAAAGGTATATTGTTTTTGTTTCGAGCTTCAGCGACATAAAATGTAAGCTGTTGGCGTCAATGCAACAACGGTTATCAcaagattattatttgtatcttAAATAACTTAACAAAATCAAATGAAAAATGCTGTTATTTTGCAGCCCTACACAATGTTGTTCTATTCtgagatttttttctatgtgattagaatgcaaaattttattgcagcATTCTTTGTACACAGTAAACATAATAGAATTTACTATAgcgatttctttttaaagtaaaatacttaaaaatattgtttattaaaatcacaGGAAAGATGATGTCGAGCGAGAACTGGAAGAATTCCAAGAGAATTCACAGATGCTGGAGAAAGAGCTGGAGACCTCCTTAGAGCAAGCGGAAAAGACGAATAGGGAATTGAGACAGAGAAATACGAGACTCGCCACAGAAGTTGAACAGTTAAGGACGCGACTAGATCAACAGTCTGCGGATTGCGCCATGTTCCAGGGAAAGGCGCAGGATTTACAGCAACAACATGAGCATCTACTGAAGTACATCAGAGAACTCGAACAAAAGAATGACGACTTGGAAAGAGCACATAggtatttcatattttcttattaaactgattgttaataattttgccGGTTAAATAAAAGCTGTATTTCTCTTATAGGATAAATAGGGTTACGGAAGAGGAAATAGAAGCTAAGTTTAATTTAGCTATAGAAAAGAATGCCTTGCTCGAATCGGAACTCGATGAAAAAGAAAGCCTGAAAGTCATAGTGCAAAGACTGATGGATGAAGTTAGAGGTAATTGATAATCCTTTTACTAACATTTAACACAACGACAGCTAATACTCTGCGATATTTTAGACTTGAAGCAGGAGATACAAGTACACGAAAGACATCACGCCGACAATAACAAGTCTGCTGAAAGAGTTCGTAGCATCGTCGATAGTAACAAGCTACAGGCCGAATTGGAGTCGAATTCACCCGCGAGCCAAATAGTCCCACAAACCATACCTCAGAATAATACGACGACTTCACCGATAAAAAGTAGGTtgtgcaaaatttttgttaaggCAAAGTGCGTTTTTCATTTTGCTTCGAGAAGGCAATcgtcaaaattgataaatgtgACAAATCATGCAGATGTCAAAAAGTGCTTGAATGGTTAAGAAGATAAAAGTATGATAACCGTGTAGTACCTActgcaaaaaatgaaaatttctaaaatgaTTATAGAtcaatctctctttctataatctttactttattatttatcttgaaatatttaaccATTTAACAACTTGTGAAATTAAGAAGAGATCAAAACAATGTGCAGTATGCATTGAtgtaactaaataaatatttttgacagtattttcttttcctttgttTTGGCTTCTccaaaaattcttttgatataataaaattatataaatctaatgatagacatcaaatttataactttaacaactttaacaaatttataattttatttcgctacaaatgataattataagtcattcatttttattcttatgttTTTCGCTAGTTGGACACGGGATGGTAGGGGGTGTTATTGGGAACAACAATAACAATGTGAGCCAACCATTGCCACCCTGCACTAGAATACTGGCTATGAATATGATCGGTGACCTCATGCGAAAAGTCGGGGTAAGCATATGCAATACTTTGATGATATTTCCTTTACTACACTCATAGTTTTCTAAGCTTGAAGCATGGCTTGTATGTTTTTCTGTATCTTTACGCATAACGTAAATgagtctgttttctattgctgaactagtgcagtcaattcagcaatagaaaacagaccccATTATACCCTATATAGTTGCtgtatatgattttaatgGTACAAAGCAATTATTTGTGTTGATATGGATTCAGTTTTTACAGTCAAGTACTcgtttaaagatattatatcgtaattaagttgataaaacgtataattatgtgtatacctatatataacatacaaCAAACGTAAATATTTCCTACACGTTGTAAATAAGTCGGACTTGATTTGCACTTGGAGTTGGGAGGTAGTGTGATGTAGCTGGCATTTTGGTAGCTTGACAGGTGGGTCTGTATGAGCTGTAGGAGAATAAAATGCACTTGTCCGGGCGGAAAAATATCGAATACCACTTCGTCTACTGGCCCATCGGCGGCCCAGACTCACGCGTCTCCTCAGTGTATAAGGCAACAACCTAGACCGACCGCGTGCAGATCTTCGTCGTGATTTCtcatcattaaattattttgcatctCCTTAAAGAGCAGgtctcaatattttattttttcgtttattacAAACGCTTTTGGTCATCTGCGTTTCATTATCCTGGTTTACGCATTGCCGAATATTCCACACCCatatttaagtattaaaaCAGTGACTCCATGCGCACCTAATATTCCTGTTAATCTAACATTTGTCACAGCCTTGTTAATCCAACATTTGTCGCAATCTTGTCAATATAACATTTGTCGTACTGTCTATCGTAGCTCTGAAGATATCATTGAAAAGTAACATATTTCTCTAATCACAATTATTCTTCTCTACAGGCGTTGGAGAATAAGCTGAACACATGCAGAAACGCGTTTCGAGAAGATCAAGTTCGCGATCTCTACAGGTAACACAACAGTCACGTTTTAATCATGTTAAATTGTATTGTTATATTCCTGTTTTATCATACTCACTGCACTCACAAGTAAATATGATGTATTtatcttacttttttttatcgtgcCGTATACAATCAGTCTCGAAAGCACATTCTAcgataaatttcgaaattctGAACAAAATCACATGAAATCATATATGGTACACGATATACTCACTGACTTAATcgtacttattgttagtgtaACATGTTGGTTGTGTTTCGATTATTCTTGTTACGGTCAACGCCAAGACCtgcaatttatatgtataaatatatatatatatttaagactTTTTACGCAATATTACGTAGTACTGATCTTCCTAGAATATTgagacgtttttttttatagaaatagatGTCTCTACTTGATAGATGACTGCccttattacatataacaaagattctttatttttaattaaatttaaattaaaaatttatttacatctcGTGTTgtattaatcttaatttgcTCACTTATgactatttataatatgttgcttctatattatatatatgtataggaaGTTTATAGCTTGCTTATGCTTCTTAGATCACTGTTAAAACTAAGTCTACAAGCAATTAATGACAATGACgtagtattttaattacttgtaAATTTCCTAAACGTGTTGTGCTACGTTGAGTATGttcaaaaataaacattttattatttcctggATTAGAAGCTACATGAAggatctaaattttatttcatcaaattaaacatttgtttgtgtgcatatttatttcccgatataaatatgtacaataattctttatactTGTGTTGCATGCACAAGAAAGATCTTAATGCAAAGTGCAATAGATAACATCTCCCTCAGtgtttgaatttttacatACAAGTATAAATTTGAACATGAAGTAGttacagttaaaatatatatatgatatacacACAAGAATACACGTGCGTATATAGTCTGTTTCTCTCAATCACAATTCGTTTCTTTCCATTGGAATGATAGATATGACTGCgtattttattgcaatgttCAGCTTGCTAACGGATAAATATTGCATAAGTCCTCTAGAAAGACTCGTTGCAGGAAATAGAGCAAGtcgttatcatttttataattaatgcaaCAGCTAAATCCCGCGCGCGTGTAGACGAGGATACAGCCAagtacaaaatgttttaaaattgtgaaaaactGTGGTAATaagctatatataaatttagcgATAAAATGCGtgtacataatgtatatagaCGCTAAGCACCACGGCACGTGCAATTACATTAAGAATTTGTTTCGgtcctaaaataaaaattgtaaaataacaatGCGCAGATGCGTGTGACGTTTAGACAGCTTTGAAACAGTGTTCATGTACTTTGTAAAGAATGCttctttttacttatttactgCCATATTGAGTCTATCAGTCTATGCTGACGAGAGATTATTTGTGGCTCAATCTATATAATTCTGTAAAGAAGTATTGACAGAGACAATGTACATACCGCACAAAATACGAAACGCTACACTTGTGAGTCCCTCCTTGCATGAATTAGCTACCGTTATTTTTGTTGCATCCTTACATACGGTATGACAAAGACGTCATTATTAATGTTACGTttccttttaataaatatatgtcaaattaatttcaaaattgtacATTCAGAGAATCTATGCACGGATGTTAAATCACAAAATGTTGATTTTCGCAAATACTCGTTCggtatattcttttttttttaagcaccagataaacgtaaaaataatataacgaaAGATTGTTGCGTCTGTTCAATTAGAGCTAGACGACAGGTCCGAAGCCCAGCCACAGGAAACAACAATCACATTCGATTGTAAGCGAATGTAATGGAAAGGACATAATCGCAGCGATCATATGTCCGTACGTCACGTTGCAATCCCGATGTTAACGTTAATCGGAAATTTTCTTAAGTGGATTCGAGTTTCGTTAAGTTAGTCACCGAGAGCTCACGCAAGATTTGGAAGGCGTCGTCGTGTCTCGGcgtgaaaaattgttttctggTATATAGGGACACAAGATAAATAGATCTTCATGTATTCCTCGGACGTATGAGTCTCCCGGTAGCGGTACTTCAGGCCGCGTCAACGATACTTGTCGCGATAGCTTATTAGAAAACAT
This genomic interval carries:
- the Rpl3 gene encoding large ribosomal subunit protein uL3, which translates into the protein MSHRKFSAPRHGSMGFYPKKRSQRHRGKVKAFPKDDPSKPVHLTAFIGYKAGMTHVVREADRPGSKVNKKEIVEAVTILETPPMIVVGLVGYIETPHGLRALATVWAEHLSEDCRRRFYKNWYKSKKKAFTKASKKWQDDLGRKSIEADLKKIKKYCSVVRIIAHTQMKLLRQRQKKAHIMEIQLNGGTIEDKVQWAREHLEKPVPINTVFAADEMIDVIGVTKGKGYKGVTSRWHTKKLPRKTHKGLRKVACIGAWHPSRVSFTVARAGQKGYHHRTEMNKKIYRIGQGIHTKDGKIVKNNASTEYDLTDKSITPMGGFPHYGEVNNDFIMIKGCCMGPKKRVITLRKSLLVHTKRSALEKINLKFIDTSSKFGHGRFQTAVDKMSFMGQLKKDRLREEEARTVGVPTAPPAQ
- the Nude gene encoding nuclear distribution protein nudE-like 1-A isoform X2, whose amino-acid sequence is MMDLDPPEFLSKDDEIQYWMDLANQLFQRKDDVERELEEFQENSQMLEKELETSLEQAEKTNRELRQRNTRLATEVEQLRTRLDQQSADCAMFQGKAQDLQQQHEHLLKYIRELEQKNDDLERAHRINRVTEEEIEAKFNLAIEKNALLESELDEKESLKVIVQRLMDEVRDLKQEIQVHERHHADNNKSAERVRSIVDSNKLQAELESNSPASQIVPQTIPQNNTTTSPIKIGHGMVGGVIGNNNNNVSQPLPPCTRILAMNMIGDLMRKVGALENKLNTCRNAFREDQVRDLYRARRQVRSPATGNNNHIRL
- the Nude gene encoding nuclear distribution protein nudE-like 1-A isoform X1, encoding MMDLDPPEFLSKDDEIQYWMDLANQLFQRKDDVERELEEFQENSQMLEKELETSLEQAEKTNRELRQRNTRLATEVEQLRTRLDQQSADCAMFQGKAQDLQQQHEHLLKYIRELEQKNDDLERAHRINRVTEEEIEAKFNLAIEKNALLESELDEKESLKVIVQRLMDEVRDLKQEIQVHERHHADNNKSAERVRSIVDSNKLQAELESNSPASQIVPQTIPQNNTTTSPIKIGHGMVGGVIGNNNNNVSQPLPPCTRILAMNMIGDLMRKVGLDRWVCMSCRRIKCTCPGGKISNTTSSTGPSAAQTHASPQCIRQQPRPTACRSSS